One genomic segment of Profundibacter amoris includes these proteins:
- the acdA gene encoding 3-sulfinopropanoyl-CoA desulfinase, with product MFDLTPEQQLIRNSVRELAQGVIKSRAAEVDRSEEYPWENVQLLVEAGLMGMCIPKKHGGAGASYLDAVLVVEEMAKACGVTGRIVVEGNMGAIGAICAYGSKKQIDRVAPLVLAGDKPAICITEPGAGSAATSMSTIAVKKKDKYILNGVKHWITGGGVSRVHLVFAQVVENGERQGIGAFIAVRGEDEGMRIGRREPAMGLRGLPETEVIFENMEISADMALVPPQGLRRGFGGLMDAYNAQRVGAGTVALGVAAGAYDTAKEYMKTREQFGRPIAEFQGLQWMIADMDVALESARLMLWRAACSGKNGFPDPLLAAQAKLLASETAVKVTNDALQLHGAAGYSRDLPLERMVRDARMFTIGGGTAQMLRNLIAGHALDMKTPQTRDGYSRLAK from the coding sequence ATGTTTGATTTGACGCCGGAACAACAACTGATCCGCAATTCTGTGCGGGAACTGGCCCAGGGGGTGATTAAATCCCGCGCCGCCGAGGTGGACCGATCCGAGGAATACCCGTGGGAAAACGTGCAATTGCTGGTCGAGGCCGGTTTGATGGGCATGTGCATTCCCAAGAAACACGGCGGGGCTGGCGCCTCGTATCTGGACGCGGTTCTGGTGGTCGAGGAAATGGCCAAGGCTTGCGGTGTGACAGGCAGGATTGTGGTTGAGGGCAATATGGGCGCGATTGGGGCGATTTGTGCTTATGGCAGCAAGAAACAGATTGATCGCGTTGCGCCGCTGGTGCTGGCGGGGGACAAGCCAGCGATCTGTATCACCGAACCCGGGGCAGGGTCGGCGGCCACCAGCATGTCGACCATCGCGGTCAAGAAAAAGGACAAATATATCCTGAACGGGGTGAAACACTGGATCACCGGCGGCGGGGTGTCGCGGGTGCATCTGGTCTTTGCGCAGGTCGTCGAAAACGGCGAACGCCAAGGCATCGGTGCCTTTATCGCCGTGCGAGGCGAGGATGAAGGCATGAGAATTGGCCGCCGCGAACCGGCGATGGGTCTGCGTGGCTTGCCCGAAACCGAAGTGATTTTCGAGAATATGGAGATTTCCGCCGATATGGCGCTGGTCCCGCCGCAAGGGTTGCGGCGCGGCTTTGGCGGGTTGATGGATGCCTATAACGCCCAGCGGGTCGGGGCGGGCACTGTGGCGCTGGGTGTTGCGGCGGGTGCATATGACACTGCAAAGGAATACATGAAAACGCGCGAACAGTTTGGTCGTCCGATTGCCGAATTCCAGGGCTTGCAATGGATGATTGCCGATATGGATGTGGCGCTTGAATCCGCGCGGCTGATGCTGTGGCGTGCGGCCTGTAGTGGCAAGAACGGCTTTCCCGATCCGTTGCTGGCGGCGCAGGCCAAATTGCTGGCCTCGGAAACGGCGGTAAAGGTGACCAATGACGCGCTGCAACTGCATGGCGCGGCGGGGTATTCGCGCGATTTGCCGCTGGAACGGATGGTGCGGGATGCGCGCATGTTCACCATCGGCGGCGGCACGGCACAAATGCTGCGCAACCTGATTGCCGGGCATGCGCTGGATATGAAAACCCCGCAAACGCGCGACGGTTATTCGCGACTGGCAAAGTGA
- a CDS encoding thiamine pyrophosphate-binding protein, giving the protein MNAAQIIANGLAGAGCRHAFGMPGGEVLALLDTLRVAGIEFTLVKHENAGGYMAEGSWHATGAPGILLATIGPGVSNAVNTVANAYQEQVPLIVLTGCISHAMAEQFTHQVIDHAALFSPVTKATLRVEQGTAALTVDKALSIALSDPPGPVLLELPDEYLDAAHWQEPDRAPAAPNLAEAGIWAEGSETLQQARDMLQNAKKPIILAGLGAIHHAAGPAILDLAEKHQVPVITTYKAKGILPEDHPMALGGHGLSPLSDKTILPLLAKSDCVILAGYDPIEMRSDWINPWQPDNAIEIMHAANAHGMHGAAVRFVGDVAQALTALGAPDGPVWPDGEPAVAKAELENAFAIPTHWGPHQLFAALNAALPENAITTVDSGAHRILLSQIWRCKHPNSLLQSAAFCTMGVAVPLAIGYKRAEPDVPVVAVVGDAGFDMTTGDLATLRDMQVPMVIVVPVDNSLALIEKKQTMMQLKTHGVQFAGTDIVAVARAYGGIGEVIYNRDDLLTALADAWGRNTFTVLACPVDKSAYSGAF; this is encoded by the coding sequence GTGAACGCGGCACAGATCATCGCCAACGGGCTGGCGGGGGCAGGGTGCCGCCATGCCTTCGGTATGCCGGGGGGCGAGGTTCTGGCCCTGCTGGATACGCTACGGGTGGCGGGGATCGAATTCACGCTGGTGAAGCACGAAAACGCGGGCGGCTATATGGCCGAGGGCAGCTGGCACGCCACCGGCGCGCCGGGCATCCTGTTGGCGACCATCGGGCCGGGGGTATCGAATGCGGTGAACACGGTGGCCAACGCCTATCAGGAACAGGTGCCGCTGATCGTGCTGACCGGCTGTATTTCGCATGCGATGGCGGAACAGTTTACCCATCAGGTGATCGACCATGCGGCGCTGTTTTCCCCTGTCACCAAGGCCACTTTGCGGGTGGAGCAGGGCACAGCGGCGCTGACCGTGGACAAGGCCCTGTCGATTGCCTTGTCCGATCCGCCGGGGCCGGTGTTGCTGGAATTGCCTGACGAATATCTGGATGCGGCGCATTGGCAGGAACCCGACCGTGCGCCCGCTGCGCCCAATCTGGCCGAGGCAGGAATCTGGGCAGAAGGCAGTGAAACGCTGCAACAGGCGCGTGATATGCTGCAAAATGCCAAAAAGCCCATTATACTGGCAGGGTTGGGCGCGATTCATCATGCAGCAGGGCCGGCCATTCTGGACTTGGCCGAGAAACATCAGGTACCGGTTATAACCACCTATAAAGCCAAGGGAATATTGCCCGAGGATCACCCGATGGCGCTGGGCGGGCACGGGCTGTCGCCTTTGTCGGATAAAACCATCCTGCCGCTGCTGGCCAAATCCGATTGTGTGATCCTTGCCGGCTATGATCCGATCGAAATGCGCAGCGACTGGATTAATCCGTGGCAGCCGGATAACGCGATTGAAATCATGCACGCCGCCAACGCGCACGGGATGCACGGGGCAGCGGTGCGTTTCGTCGGGGATGTGGCGCAAGCGCTGACCGCTTTGGGCGCGCCGGACGGCCCTGTCTGGCCCGATGGTGAGCCCGCCGTTGCCAAGGCCGAACTGGAAAACGCATTTGCCATACCGACCCATTGGGGGCCGCACCAGCTGTTTGCAGCCCTGAACGCTGCCTTGCCGGAGAATGCCATTACCACGGTAGACAGTGGTGCGCATCGCATTCTTCTTAGCCAGATATGGCGCTGTAAGCATCCCAACTCCCTACTGCAATCCGCTGCATTTTGTACCATGGGGGTCGCTGTGCCATTGGCCATCGGTTACAAACGCGCCGAACCGGATGTTCCGGTGGTTGCCGTGGTGGGGGATGCAGGATTTGATATGACCACCGGTGATCTGGCCACCTTGCGGGATATGCAGGTGCCAATGGTGATCGTTGTGCCGGTGGACAATAGCCTTGCCCTGATCGAAAAGAAACAAACCATGATGCAGCTAAAGACCCACGGGGTGCAGTTTGCCGGTACCGATATTGTGGCGGTTGCGCGTGCTTATGGTGGCATTGGCGAGGTGATCTACAACAGGGATGATTTACTAACCGCCCTTGCCGATGCGTGGGGGCGTAACACCTTTACGGTCCTTGCTTGCCCCGTTGATAAATCCGCCTACAGCGGGGCCTTTTAG
- a CDS encoding monovalent cation:proton antiporter-2 (CPA2) family protein produces the protein MGQSEYLLDVLIFLAAAVIVVPVFQRFRTSPILGYLAAGVIIGPHAFGLIGDTKAAHGLAELGVVFLLFMIGLELSVSRLKTLGSKVFGLGTLQVVITGGAIAVVASALGAGLNTAIIIGGGLALSSTAFVLQLLVERGERPTRFGLTTFSILLLQDIAVVPLLILVTLLGTEGESIVDAFGMAALKGGGAIAVSILFGRYLLRPLFRLIASLNSVEMFVATTLLVILGMGWVMSLAGLSMELGALLAGLLLAETEYRHQIEADIRPFRGILLGLFFMTIGMSIDMVFIYNNLATVLMAVIALMIGKTAIITALCRLTGSPFSTSIRVGFALSQGGEFGFVLFGAAAAVGLTSPDLAQILMAVIALSMVATPLMFIAGKYIANRIKSQATHPKNSIETRQEDVKDHVLIAGFGRVGQTVAKVLSDAGISYVALDLDQTRVARCREKGMSVFYGDANQIHVLQAAGAGQANLAVITLDDPKTTCRVVSALRSEYADLPILVRARDRRRSLELEHVGATAVISEAAESSLQLGSIALKTLEIDEDDALCIIQGYREGDYQRLDDIIQGEGS, from the coding sequence ATTGGTGACACAAAAGCAGCGCATGGGTTGGCAGAACTCGGTGTCGTATTCCTGTTGTTCATGATCGGGCTGGAACTTTCCGTCTCGCGACTAAAAACGCTGGGCAGCAAGGTGTTCGGTCTGGGCACTTTGCAAGTAGTGATCACCGGTGGTGCCATTGCTGTTGTCGCATCTGCACTGGGGGCCGGCTTGAATACCGCTATAATCATCGGCGGTGGTCTGGCGCTGTCTTCGACCGCATTTGTGCTGCAATTGCTGGTCGAACGGGGTGAACGCCCCACCCGCTTTGGCCTGACCACTTTCTCGATTTTGCTGTTGCAGGACATTGCGGTTGTGCCCCTTTTGATTCTGGTCACCCTGTTGGGAACCGAGGGCGAATCCATTGTTGATGCTTTCGGCATGGCTGCACTGAAGGGCGGCGGGGCAATTGCCGTTTCCATTCTGTTTGGCCGCTACCTGCTGCGGCCGCTGTTTCGCCTGATCGCCTCGCTTAACAGCGTGGAAATGTTTGTCGCAACCACCCTGCTGGTCATTCTGGGCATGGGGTGGGTCATGTCGCTGGCTGGCCTGTCGATGGAGTTGGGGGCCTTGTTGGCAGGCCTGTTGCTGGCCGAAACCGAATACCGTCATCAAATCGAAGCCGACATCCGCCCGTTCCGTGGAATTCTGCTGGGGTTGTTTTTCATGACCATCGGCATGTCAATTGACATGGTCTTTATTTACAACAATCTGGCAACCGTCCTGATGGCCGTTATTGCCCTGATGATCGGAAAAACCGCCATCATAACGGCCCTTTGCCGCTTGACAGGCAGCCCGTTCAGTACATCCATCCGGGTCGGTTTTGCCTTGTCGCAAGGGGGTGAATTCGGCTTTGTCCTGTTTGGCGCGGCAGCAGCTGTCGGCTTAACATCCCCCGATCTGGCGCAAATCCTGATGGCGGTTATTGCCCTTAGCATGGTTGCGACACCGCTTATGTTTATTGCCGGAAAATACATTGCCAACCGGATCAAAAGCCAGGCAACGCATCCCAAAAACAGCATTGAAACCCGGCAAGAGGATGTGAAGGACCATGTGCTGATTGCCGGATTTGGCCGCGTCGGACAGACTGTTGCCAAAGTTCTTTCCGATGCGGGAATTTCCTATGTCGCGCTGGATCTTGATCAGACAAGGGTGGCAAGGTGTCGTGAAAAGGGGATGTCGGTATTTTACGGGGATGCCAACCAGATCCATGTATTGCAAGCCGCTGGCGCGGGGCAGGCAAACCTTGCTGTTATCACGCTGGATGATCCGAAAACCACCTGTCGCGTGGTATCAGCATTGCGCAGTGAATACGCTGACCTGCCCATTCTGGTGCGTGCCCGTGACCGGCGACGCAGTCTGGAACTTGAACATGTAGGGGCCACTGCCGTTATTTCCGAAGCGGCAGAATCCAGCCTTCAACTGGGAAGTATTGCATTGAAAACTCTGGAAATCGACGAGGACGATGCCTTGTGCATAATACAGGGATACCGTGAAGGGGATTACCAGCGACTTGACGATATCATACAAGGCGAGGGGTCCTAA